From a region of the Tachypleus tridentatus isolate NWPU-2018 chromosome 1, ASM421037v1, whole genome shotgun sequence genome:
- the LOC143233259 gene encoding uncharacterized protein LOC143233259: MFTDECAIYLSSRARNVYFWAKENPHYYEEIEYNTPHVMMWAALNACHVIGPCFFDGPVNHTSYLNMLQQWFIPKLDELGIRDEIWSQQDGAPAHYARLS, encoded by the coding sequence ATGTTTACGGATGAGTGTGCAATTTACCTTTCGAGTCGAGCACGAAATGTTTACTTCTGGGCAAAGGAGAATCctcattattatgaagaaattgaATACAATACTCCGCATGTCATGATGTGGGCAGCACTTAATGCGTGTCATGTTATTGGACCATGCTTCTTTGACGGGCCAGTAAACCATACCTCATATCtaaacatgttacaacaatggtttatacCGAAACTCGATGAACTTGGAATCAGAGATGAGATTTGGTCTCAACAAGATGGAGCTCCTGCTCACTATGCGAGATTATCTTAA